In the Ramlibacter tataouinensis TTB310 genome, one interval contains:
- a CDS encoding VOC family protein, with the protein MDIRICIDVDDLERGIAFYTQGLGLRLGRRLDSDWAELLGAGSAIDLLSNPAGSAPLGQDKPQRRDYARHWTPVHLDFVVTDIAEATRKLVSLGAVLERPIGDRRWGRMASLADPFGHGIDLLEFKGRGYDELLQPPRGEGL; encoded by the coding sequence ATGGACATCCGCATCTGCATCGACGTCGACGACCTGGAGCGCGGCATCGCGTTCTACACCCAGGGCCTGGGGCTGCGGCTGGGCCGGCGGCTCGACAGCGACTGGGCCGAGCTGCTGGGCGCCGGCAGCGCGATCGACCTGCTGTCCAACCCGGCCGGCAGCGCCCCGCTGGGCCAGGACAAGCCGCAGCGGCGCGACTACGCCCGCCACTGGACGCCGGTGCACCTGGACTTCGTGGTCACGGATATAGCCGAAGCGACGCGCAAGCTGGTGTCCCTGGGCGCCGTGCTGGAGCGGCCGATCGGCGACCGCCGGTGGGGCCGCATGGCCAGCCTGGCCGACCCTTTCGGCCATGGCATCGACCTGCTGGAGTTCAAGGGCCGGGGCTACGACGAGCTGCTGCAGCCACCGCGGGGCGAAGGCCTCTGA
- a CDS encoding 3'-5' exonuclease — MSWPVLVFDIESIPDVAGLRALRGAPADATDAQVYEAWVQERKEKGQGDFMPHHLQRVVAISCVFRNAEGLKVHSFVDRDGASEGKVIQSFFNTLEKHVPQLVSWNGGGFDLPVLHYRGLRHGVTACKYWDLGEDDREFKWNNYIGRYHLRHLDLMDLLAMYQPRANAPLDAMAKLCGFPGKLGMDGSQVYPAWLGGQLEDIRRYCETDVMNTYLLYCRFQKMRAGFSEAEYEQEIAFVKATLGNLAPAEPHWQEYLGAWV, encoded by the coding sequence ATGAGCTGGCCAGTCCTCGTCTTCGACATCGAATCCATCCCCGACGTCGCGGGCCTGAGGGCGCTGCGCGGCGCCCCCGCCGACGCCACCGACGCCCAGGTCTACGAGGCCTGGGTGCAGGAGCGCAAGGAAAAGGGCCAGGGCGACTTCATGCCGCACCACCTGCAGCGCGTGGTGGCCATCAGCTGCGTGTTCCGCAACGCCGAGGGGCTGAAGGTGCATTCCTTCGTGGACCGCGACGGCGCCAGCGAAGGCAAGGTGATCCAGTCGTTCTTCAACACCCTGGAGAAGCACGTGCCGCAGCTGGTGAGCTGGAACGGCGGCGGCTTCGACCTGCCGGTGCTGCACTATCGCGGGCTGCGCCATGGCGTCACGGCCTGCAAGTACTGGGACCTGGGCGAGGACGACCGCGAGTTCAAGTGGAACAACTACATCGGCCGCTACCACCTGCGCCACCTGGACCTGATGGACCTGCTGGCCATGTACCAGCCGCGCGCCAACGCCCCGCTGGATGCCATGGCCAAGCTGTGCGGCTTCCCCGGCAAGCTGGGCATGGACGGCTCGCAGGTCTACCCGGCCTGGCTGGGCGGGCAGCTGGAGGACATCCGCCGCTACTGCGAAACCGACGTGATGAACACCTACCTGCTGTACTGCCGCTTCCAGAAGATGCGCGCCGGCTTCTCCGAAGCCGAGTACGAGCAGGAGATCGCCTTCGTCAAGGCCACTCTCGGCAACCTCGCGCCGGCCGAGCCGCACTGGCAGGAGTACCTGGGGGCCTGGGTCTGA